One Ricinus communis isolate WT05 ecotype wild-type chromosome 7, ASM1957865v1, whole genome shotgun sequence genomic region harbors:
- the LOC8286788 gene encoding ranBP2-type zinc finger protein At1g67325, translated as MSQVDSRNSSAAKRARTDGSRREDDWTCPSCGNVNFSFRTTCNMRNCTQPRPADHNSKSAAKPMQPPQNYSSAAPYVGSGPPSSMYMGVPPYGSSLFNASSIPPYDVPFSGASAYHYNYGSRLSAGSPYRPLHMSGPPPYSGGSMMGNGGMYGMPPLMDRYGLAMPMGGPPAMGPRPGFFPDDKSLKKGADAARDNDWTCPKCGNINFSFRTVCNMRKCNTPKPGSQAAKSEKTSKQKMPEGSWKCEKCNNINYPFRTKCNRQNCGAEKPDESKKSPSPATDENDQ; from the exons ATGTCTCAG GTCGATAGCAGAAATTCCTCTGCAGCCAAACGGGCTCGCACTGAcg GTAGTCGAAGGGAAGATGATTGGACATGCCCAAGTTGTGGCAATGTCAATTTTTCATTCAGAACAACTTGCAATATGCGTAATTGCACACAACCCAGGCCTGCTGATCATAATTCA AAATCAGCTGCCAAGCCAATGCAGCCTCCACAGAACTACTCATCCGCAGCTCCTTATGTAGGTTCTGGTCCGCCTTCTTCAATGTATATGGGTGTGCCACCATATGGATCATCCCTTTTCAATGCATCTTCTATTCCCCCATATGATGTTCCATTTTCTGGGGCTTCAGCTTATCATTACAATTACGGCAGCCGCCTTTCTGCAGGCAGTCCTTATAGACCATTGCATATGTCTGGTCCACCTCCTTATTCTGGTGGATCTATGATGGGAAATG GTGGGATGTATGGTATGCCCCCTTTGATGGACCGTTACGGATTGGCTATGCCGATGGGTGGCCCTCCTGCTATG GGGCCGAGGCCGGGGTTTTTCCCAGATGATAAATCTCTAAAAAAGGGTGCAG ATGCTGCACGTGATAATGACTGGACATGCCCAAAATGCGGGAACATTAATTTCTCTTTCAGAACTGTTTGTAACATGAGGAAGTGCAATACACCAAAGCCGGGATCCCAG GCTGCAAAATCTGAGAAAACTTCTA AACAAAAGATGCCCGAGGGAAGCTGGAAATGTGAGAAGTGTAACAACATAAATTATCCATTCAGGACCAAGTGCAATCGACAGAATTGTGGGGCTGAGAAGCCTGATGAGTCAAAGAAGTCCCCTTCACCAGCAACGGATGAGAATGATCAG TGA
- the LOC8286787 gene encoding squamosa promoter-binding-like protein 2: MSSLSLMEWNTKPPIQWDWENLIMFNTTTENPKKLRVTEWEIDGEKGIDSGSIYSSGSGSGSGSGGSGSDLGLASLSKSSKSASINSSSIGEVKTSNFTFEASEATEDFNNKKAFTAKPTGTSSTIEASVGSGEPLLGLKLGKRTYFEDVCAGSNIKSSSFSSAIPGSSISPPKRSKSSSQASSTPRCQVEGCNLDLSSAKDYHRKHRVCENHSKCPKVIVAGLERRFCQQCSRFHGLSEFDEKKRSCRRRLSDHNARRRKPQPESIQMNSARLSSSSYDERPHMSLVWNRAPLVHARANANLAWEGTSSSKFTITKEYVLKPAKIGGIDGQLHLPANELTTSIPLHPHNCKSLLPSKAKVPIAEVLNQDLEESIISSNVDATQDLHRALSLLSTNSWGSCEPKSFSHERPAQLSHTGMPQSVLHAVPQGLPLTSSDYWRAEQHITNSRVHTLTSQNDSSSYFQEFQLLRAPYDNDFYSSQLN; this comes from the exons ATGAGTTCCCTCTCACTGATGGAGTGGAATACAAAGCCCCCCATACAGTGGGACTGGGAGAACCTGATAATGTTTAATACAACAACTGAAAATCCGAAAAAGTTGAGAGTGACAGAATGGGAAATTGATGGAGAGAAAGGAATTGATTCGGGGTCTATATATTCATCTGGGAGTGGCAGTGGTAGCGGTAGTGGTGGTTCTGGTTCTGATTTGGGACTTGCTTCTTTATCTAAGAGCTCAAAGTCAGCTTCCATAAATTCTTCTTCCATTGGGGAAGTGAAAACATCCAATTTTACATTCGAGGCATCTGAAGCCACAGAAGATTTCAACAATAAGAAAGCATTCACAGCAAAGCCAACCGGTACTTCTTCTACTATTGAAGCTTCAGTTGGCTCTGGTGAGCCTTTGCTGGGTTTAAAGCTTGGTAAACGGACATACTTTGAAGATGTTTGTGCAGGCAGCAATATTAAGAgttcatcattttcttcagCCATTCCTGGGTCTTCTATCTCTCCTCCGAAGAGATCCAAGTCCAGTAGTCAGGCTTCATCCACCCCACGCTGTCAAGTAGAAGGCTGTAATCTTGACCTCTCATCAGCTAAAGATTACCATCGTAAACATAGAGTGTGTGAAAATCATTCGAAGTGCCCAAAGGTCATTGTAGCTGGTTTGGAACGCAGGTTTTGCCAGCAATGCAGCAG GTTCCATGGTTTGTCAGAGTTTGATGAAAAGAAGCGAAGCTGCCGCAGGCGTCTTTCTGATCACAATGCAAGGCGTCGCAAACCACAGCCTGAGTCGATCCAAATGAATTCTGCAAGACTCTCTTCATCATCATATG ATGAGAGGCCACATATGAGTCTTGTCTGGAACAGGGCTCCACTTGTCCATGCCAGGGCTAATGCTAATTTGGCATGGGAAGGCACATCCAGCTCCAAGTTCACGATAACGAAAGAGTATGTCCTGAAGCCTGCTAAAATAGGAGGTATTGATGGACAGCTGCATTTGCCTGCTAATGAGCTGACAACTTCTATTCCCTTGCATCCTCATAATTGCAAGAGCTTGTTGCCATCCAAGGCCAAGGTCCCCATAGCTGAGGTTCTCAACCAAG ATTTAGAAGAATCAATTATCTCGTCCAATGTGGATGCCACACAGGATCTTCATCGTGCTCTCTCTCTTCTGTCAACTAACTCGTGGGGTTCATGTGAGCCTAAATCCTTTTCACATGAGCGGCCTGCCCAATTGAGCCATACAGGCATGCCCCAGTCTGTGCTGCACGCTGTGCCCCAAGGCTTGCCACTTACCTCGTCAGATTACTGGAGGGCTGAACAGCACATTACAAACTCTCGAGTCCACACCTTGACTTCGCAAAATGATAGCAGCAGTTACTTCCAAGAGTTCCAACTATTAAGAGCACCATATGATAATGACTTCTACTCTAGTCAGTTGAACTGA
- the LOC8286786 gene encoding 4-coumarate--CoA ligase-like 1 — MARSLLRYLSLNNFPSSCQKHDYQISIFPCSFKAHPNPALFPCHISIMETLHQEHIFRSRFPPVPVPEDATIPDFVLQDAELYADKVAFVEAVTGKAYTYSEVVKETRRFAKALRSIGLRKGQVVIVVLPNVAEYGIVVLGIMAAGGVFSGANPTGLESEIKKQAEAANAKLIVTNDAHYGKVKGLELPVIVLGETSNANAMNWTELLNAADRASDKSVHEVIHQTDLCALPFSSGTTGISKGVMLTHRNLVANLCSSLFSVGPEMIGQVTTLGLIPFFHIYGITGICFATLRNKGKVVVVNRFELRTFLHALITQEVTFAPIVPPIILTLVKDPVVEEFDLTKLKLRAIMTAAAPLAPDLLTAFEKKFPGVQVQEAYGMTEHSCITLTHGDPDKGHGIAKKNSVGFILPNLEVKFIDPDTGLSLPKNTPGEVCVRSQCVMIGYYNNKEETSRTIDKDGWLHTGDIGYIDDDGDMFIVDRIKELIKFKGFQVAPAELEAVLLGHPSVEDAAVVPLPDEEAGEIPAACVVINQEAKESEEDILNYVADNVAHYKKVRVVQFVDTIPKSQSGKIMRRLLKEKMVEKMKANSNVQDKKVLPK, encoded by the exons ATGGCAAGAAGCTTACTCCGTTACTTGTCTCTTAATAACTTTCCAAGTTCATGTCAAAAACATGATTATCAAATTTCTATTTTCCCATGTTCCTTTAAAGCACACCCCAATCCTGCCCTTTTCCCATGTCACATATCCATCATGGAAACTCTCCATCAGGAACATATTTTCAGAAGCCGGTTTCCACCAGTTCCGGTGCCGGAGGATGCGACGATACCTGATTTTGTACTCCAAGATGCTGAGTTGTATGCAGACAAGGTAGCTTTCGTTGAGGCTGTGACAGGGAAGGCGTATACTTATTCTGAAGTGGTCAAAGAAACTAGAAGATTTGCCAAGGCATTAAGGTCTATTGGCCTGAGGAAGGGACAGGTAGTGATTGTTGTACTGCCAAATGTTGCTGAATATGGCATCGTAGTATTGGGAATTATGGCTGCCGGTGGTGTGTTTTCCGGCGCTAATCCTACAGGACTTGAATCTGAAATTAAGAAGCAGGCTGAAGCTGCCAATGCTAAGCTAATTGTCACAAATGATGCTCACTATGGCAAG GTGAAGGGTCTAGAGCTACCAGTAATTGTACTAGGCGAAACGTCCAATGCAAATGCGATGAATTGGACCGAACTGCTGAATGCAGCTGACCGTGCAAGTGATAAATCTGTTCACGAGGTAATCCATCAGACTGATTTATGTGCACTTCCATTCTCATCAGGCACAACAGGAATATCAAAAGGTGTAATGCTAACTCATAGAAACCTGGTAGCTAATCTGTGCTCAAGTCTCTTCAGCGTTGGTCCTGAAATGATTGGTCAGGTTACTACATTAGGACTAATtccattttttcatatatatggTATCACCGGAATATGTTTTGCTACGCTGAGGAACAAAGGGAAAGTGGTGGTGGTGAATAGGTTTGAACTCAGGACATTTCTCCATGCACTCATAACACAAGAGGTCACCTTTGCACCAATTGTACCGCCAATTATTTTGACTCTGGTTAAGGACCCTGTTGTAGAAGAATTTGATCTTACGAAACTCAAACTCAGGGCTATTATGACCGCGGCAGCTCCTCTTGCTCCTGACCTACTCACAGCTTTCGAAAAGAAATTCCCTGGCGTCCAAGTCCAAGAG GCATATGGTATGACTGAGCACAGCTGCATAACGCTTACTCATGGGGATCCTGATAAAGGACATGGCATTGCTAAGAAGAACTCAGTAGGATTCATCCTGCCAAACTTGGAAGTCAAGTTCATAGATCCTGACACAGGTCTATCTCTTCCCAAGAACACTCCTGGAGAAGTTTGTGTAAGAAGCCAATGCGTTATGATAG GTTATTACAACAACAAGGAAGAGACATCCAGGACTATTGACAAGGATGGATGGCTACATACTGGTGACATTGGGTATATAGACGACGATGGAGATATGTTCATTGTTGACCGTATCAAAGAACTAATCAAGTTCAAAGGTTTTCAA GTTGCTCCGGCAGAGCTAGAGGCTGTCCTCCTTGGTCATCCCTCGGTTGAAGATGCAGCGGTTGTGCC GCTACCAGATGAAGAAGCTGGAGAGATACCAGCTGCTTGTGTTGTGATAAATCAAGAAGCAAAAGAAAGTGAAGAAGATATCTTAAACTATGTGGCAGATAATGTTGCCCATTATAAGAAAGTGAGAGTGGTGCAATTTGTGGACACCATACCAAAATCACAATCTGGTAAGATAATGAGAAGACTGCTCAAAGAAAAGATGGTTGAGAAGATGAAAGCAAATAGTAATGTCCAGGACAAGAAAGTACTGCCCAAATGA